The Salvelinus namaycush isolate Seneca chromosome 16, SaNama_1.0, whole genome shotgun sequence genome has a segment encoding these proteins:
- the LOC120061303 gene encoding prostaglandin E synthase 3-like — MHPATAKWYDRRDSVYIEFCVADSKDVKINFEDAKFVFSCLGGTDQVKHENEVDLFEGIDQNESIHKRTDRSVLCCLRKAEPGKAWPRLTKEKAKLTWLSVDFNNWKDWEGDSDEELGNFDNFPEGGDGDMAFNTQEAMAKMMNNMGGEDCLPDLDDVDDDESADSDDEKMPDLE, encoded by the exons GCATCCGGCGACTGCTAAGTGGTATGACAGGCGGGACTCCGTCTACATCGAGTTCTGCGTAGCGGACAGCAAGGATGTCAAGATCAATTTCGAGGATGCAAAGTTTGTTTTCAG TTGTCTTGGAGGAACTGATCAAGTCAAACATGAGAACGAAGTAGACCTTTTCGAAGGCATTGATCAAAAT GAATCCATTCACAAACGCACAGATCGGTCAGTGTTGTGCTGTTTACGAAAAGCTGAACCTGGGAAAGCGTGGCCTAGGCTAACAAAAGAGAAGGCTAAG TTAACTTGGCTCAGTGTCGACTTTAACAACTGGAAGGACTGGGAGGGCGACTCAGACGAGGAACTAGGCAACTTCGATAATTTCCCAGAGGGGGGAGACGGGGATATGGCATTCAACACACAAGAAGCGATGGCTAAA ATGATGAACAACATGGGAGGGGAAGACTGCCTACCTGATCtagatgatgttgatgat GATGAGTCTGCAGATAGTGACGATGAAA AAATGCCTGATTTGGAATAA